DNA from Rosa rugosa chromosome 6, drRosRugo1.1, whole genome shotgun sequence:
CGTTTAGTTGGCTAGATTATCCTCGTGAATGATATTGCTAATAAATGCATTCTTTATATGCAGTTGCACTCTTTAGAGAAAAATGGGAAACAGATTACAAAAATGGTTTCCTATTGCGCTTATCACAGGTATGGACTGTCATCCCTTCACCTTCTTTCCTCTCAGATTGTTTTTATGTATTAATGCCTCTGAATTGTTGTCattcttggacatatttttatCCCTAATTTTTTGCCCTTCACAAGCTATAGTTTGTTTGTTGCAGGGCTCCAAATCCAGATACGGTCTTAATTATACAGACTCCTCTAGGAGTGTTTTCAGCCAAAAGCCTTCTCCAAAGTAAGAAGAGGCCTGGTTCAAGGCTAATTTCATCTAATAGAATAAAGTTGGAAGAGGTTCCAACTGTTGAAACGACTGAACCTGAGCCAGTATCTTCTGCAAGGTGCCGAATATTTAAAAGATTGAAAGATAGTAGGAAGGTATTATACTTTGATCTTGGCCTTCCCAAATTATGATACTGTTACTATGCTTGAGGGAATATTTATATTGAGCTGTTGGGTAAAACAAAAATTTCAGCCAGCTTGGCTTGAATAATTTTAAGGTGTTAGTGGGAGTGTTGAATTTTATAAACTTATCATGGACATAATTTTGATCAGGATGACAAATGGATGACATAATGTGGTGGATCAGTGAGCAGATTATTTAAGTGTGAATTAGATATGTAATTAGCTATCTTTTCTCACTATCATTTTTTCTGATGGCTAgagaacagaagaagaagctgTTGCCCACCAAGTGATGGGACATTCCCATCATCCCTTGGAAGCAATTCGAAGTTTGAACAAATTCAGAGTAATCTATCTTCCTTTTCAGTATTGAATGGTATAAAGTATTTGTTTTCATTCCTTTCTTGGACGATGTCTGACTCTAGATGACATGTTTTCTTCTTCAACAGGTAGTAGAGGAACCTCTAACTTTTTCATCTTTTAGAGAACGGCTTTACCATTTACAGGCTAGTATTTCCTTCTTATCCATTCAATATTCTTggctttccttttccttttttttttttttttttctctctctctttctttttgtgACTATTTTTGGATGTATGTATGACTGCAGAGAACCGAAAAAGATCGTGTTTGCTTTGGCAGATCCGGGATACATGGATGGGGTCTCTTTGCACGTAGAAACATTCAAGAAGGAGAAATGGTATGTAGCAACTTTAGTTAAGTATATCAACTTCCATTATGTCTGCAAATTGACGTTCACCATGTTAAATTCATTTGAAAACACAATGGACTAAGAAGCATGTCTCTCTTTCAGGTCCTTGAATACCGTGGTGAACAGGTGAGGCGTAGTATTGCAGATTTGAGGGAGGCACGATATAGATCTGAAGGCAAAGACTGTTACGTGAGTTGATTCTTTGCAAGTGGTTCAAATTATTTTCTTTACGATTGGTTCTAGTTATATCTGTTCTTTAATATTGTTTTAAAGGCTTATGTTTGCCCTTGTCTtcagctttttaagattagcgAAGAAGTGGTAGTAGATGCCACCGATAAAGGAAATATAGCACGGCTGATCAATCATTCGGTAAGACTTTCTGATGAAGGAAGCCTTTTTGCCTGTAGTTGCCAGTTATGATCTCACACTCACTGTTCTGTGTATAGTGCATGCCCAATTGTTATGCGAGGATCATGAGTGTTGGTGATGAGGAAAGCCGGATTGTACTTATTGCAAAGACTAATGTATCTGCGGGTGACGAGCTAACGTAATacatctctcctctctctctctctctctctctctcctccgagtGCTGGTTGTAATGTATTTGTTGTTTCTGGCTGTGGCAGGTATGATTACTTGTTTGATCCAAATGAGCCTGATGAATTCAAAGTTCCTTGTCTATGTAAAGCTCCCAACTGCCGGAAATTCATGAATTAGAGGAAGGACGATGATGATATAGATGCACTTTTCTTGCACTTGCACAGCCATTGTTTCTCCGCGAAGAACAAACACTAACCCATTCCCCTACCCTGCGGGATCTCACAGTTCATATACCGAATTTGTATTTtttccaagaaaaagaaaaaaaaggaagaaaagtaGTACTGTTTTGCTTTctgtttatatatttttgtgcGGACAAACTTCTAAGCTTAATAAAAGCTATAGTTTTGCCGgctttttggttttgtgcagTCGTGTATATTTGTCTGTCTATGATTACCATATTCGTTTTcattagtgatggaattgtacCATTGGTTTTGCTAATTTAAGAGAGACAGTTATCCCACAAGAAATCAAGGAGTTACTCTAATCAGGACAGTTGGTGCGCCTTAAAACTTCAAACCACACACCCACCCCCCACCCAAAAAGAGGAAAATGAACTCCTGCAACTAAATAACTTAAGCCCAACTATCGAGTCAAAATCTGTTTGATCATAAGAACACAGCATTTTCTTCCAATTCAAGTACTCATCCACGGCAGACCCCCGATAACCAGCATTTGCATACAACGAACTTGAAGCCCAACTATCAAGTCGAAATATGTTTGATCATAACAACACGGCGTTTTCTTCCAATCCAAGTACTCATCCACGGCGGATCACCGGAGACAACCCGGTAACCGGCATTTGCATACAACTCCCGGGCACCAAAATCGTCTTCATAAGCCCGGAGAGCAAGATACTGAAATCCCCATTCAGCTGAGAGCATGTCACAAGCTTTTAGTAAAACAGTGGCTACTTTCTTCCTCCTGTCAATGAAACCATTGACCTCTTGTCACAATACCAGAACCCAAAACAAAAGGAAACAAAACTAAGTGTTTGGGGACAGTAGAAACCTAAAACTCTTGAGAACAGCTATGCCGGACACATAAAGAAACTCATCTGCATCAGGTGGGAGATGCTCTAGTACATTCTGGTCTCTTGACGCCGTGAGATCCACGACGCCCACGAGTTCTTGTGACTCGGAAGTGTCCATGGGAGTAGGCTCAGCAACCAAACAAGCATACCTGTTACATTGTATTAAAATGCTGCACTAAATGAACGATCACAAATTGCATACTAATTCAGTGTACGTAAGTAAGCTCAAGATCCCAAGTTCCCAACTGTTATGCAAAGTGTGGTACTAGAACAAACTTTCATTTATACAAGGTCCAGATCCCAAATTTCAATCTCCAAAAATTGTGCTTACCTGTTTGGGGGTGAGTTCCTAAGTTTATATACAAGCCCAGATAACACTTCAGCCTGCAGCAATCAAATTAAACAAGATCATCAAAATAATGACAGAATATGAAGAACAGGAACAAAATCCCAAATGGTATCAACTAAGCAAACCTGGAAGAATTGGAAGAACAGATCATTGAAGAGAAACACAGGTTCATGAAATGCTTCAGCTTGAACTTGAGCTGCCTTCCTTACCTCATCTCCATTTCTAAACAAACTCCTGACCTTCCATCCATACTCACTCACCAAGTACTTGAACTCTCCCTTATTATCAATACCAAACTTTCCACTCCCTACAAAACCCACTTCCTCCGTTGATGAGGTACTACTACTTGAGCTACCACTAGTACTACTGGAGCAATGCACTACACAATTTGTGGTCTTAATCTCTACATACCCAACATGTCCCTCACCATTGATCAATCTAGTCCTCCTAGCTGGTCTAGaaactgtaattaatccatATGAGAGTTCTGATATGTTGGGATAGCTTGCTAGCATATTGGCCATATTTACATTTTGTGTTCTTAGTTTCTTGAATGACTGAAACATGTTGTAGATGGAGAGATAGGATGTGGGCACTAGTGGCCATAACTTGTGGTCTGCTTCAGGCCAAGAAATTAGTGCGCCACGTGGTGAAACTTCTgtaatgtctttttttttttttctaatttccaATTTTCCAGTCTAAAAGTCAAGAAATTGATTCCACTTGAGCAATTGACAAGACATGTCAAAACCTTTCCTTGTGCTCTTGTTATTTGCCTTCATTGTACGTAATTTGGGAATAGAGTAACAGaacaaaaaacattaaaagaaATTTCTGAAGTAAAAACAAATAGACTAATATCCTCTAAACAAAAAGATTGTAAATGAAGGGCCTTGCTATAGCTAGGAAGCAAAATAGACAAGTTATTTAGAGAGAAAAACAACAATAGCTACAATACAGAGGGCATGAAATGAAAAGCATTTGAAAACGGAGTTGTTTTCATGCCTTCCACACCTTATTTATACTTCTTCTTCTAGTCTTCCTTGATTTATGTCTGGCTTAAACTTTCATGGTTTTCATTAGACCCATTGCTCATAGTACTTCTCTCACTATTACTCTCAACATTGCTATTAACTCCTATCATCCCTTCTTCCTTTGATTCTGTTCCTTGACCACTACCACTTCTTCTTTCACCATCAACAATATCACGCGGTGTTGTTGATAGCGAAGGCGGCTGGCTATACCCTCGACTACTACTATGTTCACCACCCTTTCTCTCACCCTTCTTAACCAAAACAATAGCAAAGTGAAGGTTGTTTCCCACATCCCGGAATGACCAAACTTGGACTACATCTTTTTGCTTGAGATTGTTTTTATCGGCAACTTCATTCCAACGTGTTTTCAACACATAGCTTGAGCTCGTCTTACCCGTTTTCTTTTCCATGTTCCACTGCCTCAGGGTtagatcttcttcttcaagtagGGGATCTATAACCGAAACTGGCCAGTCATTTTGTTTTGCAAGAAACTTTATCTCATCTGCATTCAGAAAACTCTCCGGTTTGATTTGGTTCATAGGCATTGACAACCGGCAAGCGGTACGTGACAAATCAGTCTTGGTCAACTCCTTCTGTATCACCAAAGTCGCCTTAGCcttatcaaaattttcaatctttcTCTTGTATTCTTCAGGCAAGCCGTTAGCATCAATAATTTGTGTTGTGATCTCCTTCTTTGGCTTCCTCAATTTGATATTCTTCGGCTTCGGCCTCAAACCCCATTGTTTATCATCATCACCATTAGCACTCTTCTTCTTAATATCAAAACTCATTATACAGTTTGCCCTAGGCAAAGAATTTTCTGTCTTTATTGTGCTAACTGAGTATAACGCATCCACCTTCAATTCTTTTACGACTGACGAATTTGGTTCTTTAGCCTCGGAGGTACTACCCATATCCATCTTCTGCTTCTTGAATTGAAAACCCCTTTCATGATCGTCAAAATTGTCAAAACCCTTTCTTTTTGACCCACCAATCTTCCTCACAGATTCAAAAACAGAGTTCATAAATTTTTGTCCCTTTGCATAAGTCTCTTTCCCTACCATGAAAATGGGTTCTTTAAACCCAATACCGGCCATCTTGGTTTTCAAATGAGTACTTTTCTCCATACTTTGCTTGAGTTTCTTATTCTGAAGAACACTAGCAACCTGAAGAAAAATATCAAGGTAGGACGAACGAGGTCGAATTGCTTTGCCCTCAAAATCTTTCATACTCAGCAGCCTCCCCATCTCGTCTTCTTTAGTgcttttttggtcttttttcgACTTCGGAgattgaagaattgaagaattAGTTGAATATATGAAACCTGCGGGTATTATGTAGTGACAAACATGGACCTACTGCATAAATACAAGTATGTATTACATTAAGCTTTTTAGTAGATACCCAACTAAGCTTGGTAATCAAGTTTTACTCCATAAACAAAAACTTGGTAATCAAGTcggtcaaagaaaaaaaaatttatataaacCTTGATAACCAAGGAATgcaaatatattttcttttggaaaataTTTTCCTGAAACTATTAGACCGACGTAATGCTGTATTTAAATTCG
Protein-coding regions in this window:
- the LOC133714247 gene encoding GCN5-related N-acetyltransferase 10, chloroplastic, with protein sequence MFQSFKKLRTQNVNMANMLASYPNISELSYGLITVSRPARRTRLINGEGHVGYVEIKTTNCVVHCSSSTSGSSSSSTSSTEEVGFVGSGKFGIDNKGEFKYLVSEYGWKVRSLFRNGDEVRKAAQVQAEAFHEPVFLFNDLFFQFFQAEVLSGLVYKLRNSPPNRYACLVAEPTPMDTSESQELVGVVDLTASRDQNVLEHLPPDADEFLYVSGIAVLKSFRRKKVATVLLKACDMLSAEWGFQYLALRAYEDDFGARELYANAGYRVVSGDPPWMSTWIGRKRRVVMIKHIST
- the LOC133717008 gene encoding putative B3 domain-containing protein At3g24850, with translation MGRLLSMKDFEGKAIRPRSSYLDIFLQVASVLQNKKLKQSMEKSTHLKTKMAGIGFKEPIFMVGKETYAKGQKFMNSVFESVRKIGGSKRKGFDNFDDHERGFQFKKQKMDMGSTSEAKEPNSSVVKELKVDALYSVSTIKTENSLPRANCIMSFDIKKKSANGDDDKQWGLRPKPKNIKLRKPKKEITTQIIDANGLPEEYKRKIENFDKAKATLVIQKELTKTDLSRTACRLSMPMNQIKPESFLNADEIKFLAKQNDWPVSVIDPLLEEEDLTLRQWNMEKKTGKTSSSYVLKTRWNEVADKNNLKQKDVVQVWSFRDVGNNLHFAIVLVKKGERKGGEHSSSRGYSQPPSLSTTPRDIVDGERRSGSGQGTESKEEGMIGVNSNVESNSERSTMSNGSNENHESLSQT